A stretch of the Leishmania infantum JPCM5 genome chromosome 30 genome encodes the following:
- a CDS encoding putative ribosomal protein S26, which produces MTTKRRNHGRSKPAHSRGRVKPIHCFNCGRLTPKDKAVGRFVVRRMLDAASARDVAEASPVYGANFPMPKLYMKQRFCIACAIHSRTVRARPVGNRKIRYTRKVPFRPAGKK; this is translated from the coding sequence ATGACGACCAAGCGCCGCAACCACGGACGTTCGAAGCCCGCGCACAGCCGCGGTCGCGTCAAGCCGATCCACTGCTTCAACTGCGGTCGTCTGACCCCGAAGGACAAGGCCGTCGGCCGCTTTGTGGTGCGCCGCATGCTGGATGCCGCTTCCGCCCGCGATGTGGCGGAGGCGTCCCCGGTGTACGGTGCAAACTTCCCGATGCCGAAGCTGTACATGAAGCAGCGCTTCTGCATAGCGTGCGCTATCCACAGCCGCACCGTGCGCGCTCGCCCGGTCGGAAACCGCAAGATACGCTACACGAGGAAGGTGCCGTTCCGCCCGGCTGGCAAGAAGTAA
- the HMGR gene encoding putative 3-hydroxy-3-methylglutaryl-CoA reductase: MRRSLLLACSAAKGGSWASMPDAEIMKQVENKKIAFYGLEQALAPDYDRAIAIRREIVKKKMCPSTAATHPLERVPYKNYDWSSVVGQSCENILGYVPVPVGLAGPLLLDGKEVALPMATTEGALVASAHRGARAINLSGGCRTAVLKEGMTRAPVVEVNSFDEAITVIKFCEERFDVLKEAFESTTRFGKLLSIKCAMAGRQVHMRFSAFTGDAMGMNMITKGCDKALQVLQQHIPSVRVLTLSGNFCTDKKPSALNWVEGRGKSVVAEAVIKRDVVEGVLKCTVDSVVSLNVTKNLRGSALAGSIGGFNAHAANIVAALYIATGQDPAQIVESATCMTTVDKAGEDLVISLTMPSIEVGAVGGGTGLSSQRAMLELMGCAGSNKEDPGANSRQIARVVAGAVICGELSLLSGLAAGHLLSAHMKLNRKPPTQ, encoded by the coding sequence ATGCGTCGCTCTCTGCTGCTtgcctgctccgccgccaaGGGTGGGAGCTGGGCATCCATGCCCGATGCAGAGATCATGAAGCAGGTGGAGAATAAGAAGATTGCATTTTACGGCCTTGAGCAGGCTCTTGCACCCGACTATGaccgcgccatcgccattCGTCGTGAGATTGTGAAGAAAAAGATGTGTCCATCAACCGCTGCCACACATCCGCTGGAGAGGGTTCCCTACAAGAACTACGACTGGAGCAGTGTTGTCGGCCAGAGCTGCGAGAACATCCTCGGCTACGTTCCGGTACCGGTAGGGTTGGCTGGCCCGCTGCTGTTGGATGGAAAGGAAGTGGCACTgccgatggcgacgacggaGGGCGCGCTGGTCGCGAGTGCGCACCGCGGTGCTCGCGCCATCAACCTGAGCGGCGGATGCCGGACAGCGGTGCTGAAGGAAGGCATGACGCGCGCCCCTGTAGTGGAGGTGAACTCTTTCGACGAGGCCATCACCGTGATCAAGTTCTGTGAGGAGCGGTTCGACGTTCTGAAGGAGGCCTTCGAGTCGACGACCCGCTTCGGGAAGTTGCTGAGCATCAAGTGCGCCATGGCGGGTCGCCAGGTGCATATGCGCTTCTCTGCCTTTACTGGAGATGCCATGGGCATGAACATGATCACGAAGGGCTGTGacaaggcgctgcaggtgctgcagcagcacattcCCTCTGTGCGAGTGCTGACCTTGTCGGGCAACTTCTGCACTGACAAGAAGCCGTCCGCACTGAACTGGGTGGAGGGACGCGGGAAGTCGGTCGTGGCGGAGGCCGTCATCAAGCGTGATGTGGTCGAGGGTGTTCTCAAATGCACGGTGGACAGTGTTGTGTCGCTGAATGTGACTAAGAACCTGCGCGGTTCTGCGCTTGCCGGTTCCATCGGCGGCTTcaacgcacacgctgccAACATCGTGGCCGCGCTCTACATCGCCACTGGCCAGGACCCCGCACAGATAGTGGAGTCCGCAACCTGCATGACGACGGTTGACAAGGCTGGTGAGGATCTCGTGATCAGCCTCACGATGCCGAGCATCGAGGTCGGCGCCGTAGGCGGTGGCACAGGTCTGTCGTCGCAGCGGGCCATGCTGGAGCTGATGGGGTGCGCGGGCTCTAACAAGGAGGACCCAGGTGCCAACTCCCGCCAGATCGcgcgcgtcgtcgctggcgcagTCATTTGCGGGGAGCTGTCCCTCTTGTCCGGCCTTGCAGCTGGCCACTTGCTGAGCGCCCACATGAAGCTGAACCGCAAGCCTCCGACTCAGTAA
- a CDS encoding putative glutamyl-tRNA synthetase — protein MRRFLPMHMLVNIHLKALTLSNTYFTTAPQREENEKLQLSNAEKGKVVTRFPPEASGFLHIGHAKAALINRMLADAYEGKMLFRFDDTNPSKEKEHFEVAIEEDLKTLGVRYDFGPTYSSDYFDLMFEKAEDMIKRGLAYCDKTPREEMQKCRFNGIPTKYRDASVEENMRLWREMKKGTEEGQITCLRAKVSIDDPNKAMRDPVMYRVSMTPHARHGTKQVAYPTYDFCCPLVDSVEGVTHALRTNEYHDRNAQYYWFCDAMGIRKPTIEDFSRLNMEYSVMSKRMLTKLVDTHVVDGWDDPRLPTVRALVRRGMQIEALRQFVAEQGMSKSVNFMEWSKIWYFNAQILDPTSPRYTVVSNTLKVRCTVEGQRHMEAEKKPLHKKDSSMGEKTYYKSDIIFLDAEDVVLIKDGDEVTLMDWGNAYVKDIKRPSADALPTEATIVLHPEGDVKKTKFKLTWVPESDKAVILTLNEYDNLLTKKKPDPEESIDDIIAPVSRYSQEVIGEEALSVVKKGDIVQLERRGYYIVDDDKAEKKVLISIPDGRDKVNHLSAKAQYLKTLPKKASAADELAAKRAAKAAKKAAQKAAAKSS, from the coding sequence ATGAGAAGATTTCTACCTATGCATATGTTAGTCAATATCCACTTGAAGGCTCTAACACTGAGCAACACCTACTTTACAACAGCTCCGCAACGTGAGGAAAATGAGAAGCTGCAGCTCTCTAATGCTGAGAAGGGTAAGGTGGTGACCCGCTTCCCCCCAGAGGCTAGCGGGTTCCTGCATATCGGCCATGCGAAAGCTGCGCTGATCAACCGCATGCTGGCGGACGCGTATGAGGGAAAGATGCTTTTCCGCTTCGATGACACAAATCCAtcgaaggaaaaggagcacTTTGAGGTTGCCATCGAGGAGGATCTCAAGACACTAGGTGTGCGGTACGATTTCGGGCCAACATACTCGTCGGACTACTTTGATCTGATGTtcgagaaggcggaggacaTGATCAAGCGTGGATTGGCGTACTGTGATAAGACACCGCGGGAGGAGATGCAGAAGTGCCGCTTCAACGGTATTCCGACAAAGTACCGCGATGCGTCTGTGGAGGAGAACATGCGCCTGTGGAGGGAGATGAAGAAGGGCACTGAGGAAGGCCAGATCACGTGCCTTCGTGCTAAGGTGTCCATTGACGACCCCAACAAGGCGATGCGGGACCCCGTCATGTACCGCGTGAGCATGACCCCGCACGCCCGCCACGGGACGAAGCAAGTGGCGTACCCGACCTATGACTTCTGCTGTCCTCTTGTCGACTCGGTTGAGGGTGTAACCCATGCTCTTCGCACAAATGAGTATCACGACCGCAATGCCCAGTACTACTGGTTTTGCGACGCTATGGGGATCCGCAAGCCGACCATTGAGGACTTCTCGCGACTCAATATGGAGTACTCGGTAATGTCAAAGCGAATGCTAACAAAACTGGTGGACACGCATGTGGTGGACGGGTGGGATGACCCGCGGCTCCCGACGGTGCGCGCACTAGTTCGCCGTGGTATGCAGATTGAGGCGCTTCGCCAGTTTGTGGCGGAGCAAGGCATGTCGAAGAGCGTGAACTTCATGGAGTGGTCGAAGATCTGGTACTTTAATGCACAGATTCTAGACCCCACAAGCCCCCGCTACACGGTGGTGTCGAACACGCTGAAGGTCCGCTGCACTGTGGAGGGGCAGAGACATATGGAAGCTGAAAAGAAGCCGCTCCACAAGAAGGACTCCAGCATGGGCGAGAAGACGTATTACAAGTCAGATATTATCTTTTTGGACGCTGAGGACGTGGTGCTCATCAAAGACGGTGACGAGGTGACGCTGATGGACTGGGGCAACGCATACGTCAAGGACATAAAGCGTCCGAGCGCTGATGCTCTGCCTACTGAGGCCACGATCGTTCTGCACCCAGAGGGAGATGTCAAGAAGACGAAGTTCAAGCTCACGTGGGTGCCGGAGAGCGACAAGGCGGTGATTTTGACACTGAACGAGTACGATAATCTGTTGACCAAGAAGAAACCGGACCCAGAGGAGAGCATTGATGACATCATTGCTCCCGTTTCTCGCTACTCACAGGAGGTTattggcgaggaggcgctgtcgGTGGTGAAGAAGGGTGACATTGTCCAGCTGGAGCGCCGCGGCTACTACAtcgtcgacgacgacaaggcggagaagaaggtgcTCATCTCAATCCCGGATGGCCGCGACAAAGTGAACCATCTTTCTGCGAAGGCGCAGTACCTGAAGACACTGCCGAAGAAGGcgtccgccgccgacgaGCTGGCGGCCAAGCGTGCAGCTAAggcagcgaagaaggcggctcagaaggcagcggcgaagagcAGCTAG